Proteins found in one Kluyveromyces marxianus DMKU3-1042 DNA, complete genome, chromosome 2 genomic segment:
- the SPP41 gene encoding Spp41p, giving the protein MPSEQGTELNLNELVGNLLAETEGIPSLEETHTTDDHDNLKQDGSDNKEINNNDNVDHNNNDIGNDDILPDLLPMSQLPPMSQLPPVEHTSDHDLASMVSQAIHSMNDNADNIHDNGDLEGENDTDLHSKEQEWANILRQGILQADQEMQEHQQAQHEQHNTSEYQESAAQPTDDQVLDQDDENLRLAILDSLQHLEQEKKTKKHSKKDKKSKEKKKSSKKTEKEKDKSKEKEKSKKKEKKSKGKKSATANDSDILNFEDVIKGFMEQTESVQPPAVTQVENNAPMGDAETQALVEATLKAFENQLLGNSASTKPKTTVKKTQKTSSHKFTKSLPPPLPMPFFPITQKRKVKPKSAKKASKEKHDKEPKAEDTSTKKKKASKKKSSPKDDYNEDEFSKALAEMVNQVVNTSLVDSAQPSQTQTTDVSKTAKTSKKKSKQKSKDKKTESSSEKAKSKESKSSSKKESSPKKKQDTKVIPLDPELFKESVPHVDTNNESSKDTTDVSNLNNDDTLDLHQIMQNAMSMAFQEQVQNPLPSSVMERFDKELAANQYLEPLSRKSVTDRSVIRSRYVPPKKKKKEKKKGELKFNNIHGGLTSTKFNLSKKHAIGSKIVLFKPQKIKQELESNSPKTEKDRWRKKFSRICKECAKKGKKWSIERRKKLKDEEKAERNRLKLQRKELKEEQKAKRELEKKELEEIVAKGPPYPEDLCLTSSGRPRKPYRRYTPEEMMQRAAMSSEELIAFDRSNDDIAQEKREQQKNNSVMKLKQLTLFNPNLAYSGQRLNDLKSSIKKVRKSSSGTISSQKKSKRRHASVFDPTAKTVVHREKIPFHPPWQIPVNPPFALPVARRKKHHSLEKMSRRKRALYQRTLISNTLLPILHTLRAAAKATASAGVDPERSREHLRSMLYQARLTIADTLQKARSANKTAETPEEAKENNDKLAEKPNIPIPIMRATLKVKKEEPVTNLFNSNSDLSEKSTKELKSDDVQIISESDDTSTTKARKIDEKDSLKIGSKRTLNDAADDSDIRQNVTEVINKLSTLIPSLSKANSLPLMAPPKKKPKSMLNMDEVKIPLNKPKSSSTPNSTSITNSGAPRPIPIVKMEENTNNDSSLLSEDSEGMIPSTINSDQPKNEDTKVRFKSPAMQVPKKTADLFNKYSFSLPTTNAVGKTVKSIQVMKRVKDYLPAEDITRLKKVKETYRKRKWRLANSDKNKDLELRTRIKMAARKQFGDSDSEEKQKWIAKEYEIRKVKLELDPTTKSNSAVMVTDEEILNIIAVSLDKLDVARTIEHDIQEEVKNNGVLQRKKPSKKPNTKIQTSINDSVKLPIIPMAQKNTTASSTHIDKSITSASLVAAEHLAEHVSEQVPENRIDPSLAAKRPREDEESETSLNKETLPSPKKACMNI; this is encoded by the coding sequence GGAAACGATGACATTTTGCCCGATCTTTTGCCTATGTCTCAACTTCCGCCTATGTCTCAACTTCCGCCCGTTGAACACACATCTGACCACGACCTTGCAAGCATGGTTTCTCAGGCGATACATAGTATGAATGACAATGCTGACAATATACATGATAATGGAGATCTCGAAGGAGAAAATGACACAGATTTACATAGTAAGGAACAGGAATGGGCAAATATTTTACGACAAGGAATTCTTCAAGCTGATCAAGAAATGcaagaacatcaacaaGCACAACATGAACAACATAACACTTCTGAATATCAAGAATCTGCCGCACAACCAACGGATGATCAAGTGCTAGACCAAGATGACGAGAATCTACGACTTGCTATTTTGGACTCTTTGCAACACCtagaacaagagaagaagacaaagaagCACTCTAAGAAGGACAAAAAGtcaaaggagaagaagaagtctaGTAAGAAGaccgaaaaggaaaaagacaagtcgaaagagaaggaaaagagtaaaaagaaggaaaaaaagtcaAAAGGTAAGAAAAGTGCTACCGCTAATGATAGTGACATTCTAAACTTTGAAGATGTTATAAAAGGTTTTATGGAACAGACAGAATCAGTTCAACCTCCTGCCGTAACTCAAGTGGAGAATAATGCCCCTATGGGAGATGCAGAAACTCAAGCTTTAGTTGAAGCTACATTAAAGGCATTCGAGAATCAATTATTGGGCAACTCAGCTTCCACGAAACCAAAAACGACGGTGaagaaaacacaaaaaacCAGTAGTCATAAATTTACCAAGTCATTACCACCTCCACTTCCGATGCCCTTCTTCCCAATTACACAGAAGCGAAAGGTCAAACCAAAATCTGCCAAGAAGGCttcaaaggaaaaacatGACAAGGAACCAAAGGCAGAAGACACGTcgacaaagaagaagaaggccagcaaaaagaaatccaGTCCAAAGGATGACTACAATGAAGATGagttttccaaagcttTGGCGGAAATGGTTAATCAAGTTGTCAATACTTCGTTGGTAGATAGCGCACAACCGtcacaaacacaaacaacTGACGTTTCAAAAACAGCAAAGACTTCTaagaaaaagagcaaaCAAAAGTCCAAGGATAAAAAGACTGAAAGTTCAAGTGAAAAGGCTAAGAGCAAAGAAAGTAAAAGTTCTTCTAAGAAGGAATCTTCAcctaagaagaagcaggATACGAAAGTAATACCGTTAGATCCggaacttttcaaagaaagtGTTCCTCACGTTGATACCAATAATGAATCATCAAAAGACACAACGGATGTGTCTAACCTAAACAACGACGATACCCTTGATCTACATCAAATCATGCAAAATGCAATGTCAATGGcttttcaagaacaagtCCAAAATCCTTTGCCTTCCTCAGTTATGGAAAGATTTGACAAAGAACTCGCGGCAAATCAATATTTAGAACCATTATCACGAAAATCTGTGACTGATAGGTCCGTTATTCGATCAAGATATGTTCCtcctaaaaagaagaagaaagaaaagaagaaaggagaACTCAAATTCAATAATATTCATGGCGGTCTTACATCAACAAAGTTCAATTTATCGAAAAAACACGCTATTGGATCTAAGATAGTTTTATTTAAGCCACAGAAGATAAAGCAAGAGCTTGAGAGTAATTCTCCtaaaactgaaaaagaTAGATGGAGAAAGAAGTTCAGCAGAATTTGTAAGGAATGTGCGAAGAAGGGTAAGAAATGGAGTATAGAGAGACGCAAGAAACtcaaagatgaagagaaagCCGAGAGGAATAGGCTCAAGCTTCAACGGAAAGAACtcaaagaggaacaaaaggCCAAAAGagagttggaaaagaaagaacttGAGGAAATTGTCGCCAAGGGTCCTCCATACCCAGAGGATCTATGTCTAACTAGTTCTGGTCGTCCTAGAAAGCCTTATAGGAGATACACTCCGGAAGAAATGATGCAACGTGCTGCAATGAGTTCCGAAGAATTAATTGCATTTGATAGATCAAATGATGACATTgcacaagaaaagagagaacaacaaaaaaataattctGTAATGAAACTGAAGCAGTTGACTTTGTTCAATCCTAATTTGGCTTACTCTGGCCAGAGGTTGAATGACTTGAAGTCTTCAATCAAAAAGGTCAGAAAATCTTCCTCCGGAACGATTTCCAGCCAGAAAAAATCCAAGCGGCGCCATGCTTCTGTATTTGATCCAACAGCTAAAACAGTTGTTCACAGGGAGAAAATACCTTTCCATCCTCCTTGGCAGATACCTGTAAATCCTCCTTTTGCTTTGCCGGTCgcaagaaggaaaaaacaTCATAGCTTGGAGAAGATGTCCAGACGGAAAAGGGCACTGTATCAAAGAACTTTAATATCTAACACTTTATTACCGATCCTCCACACCTTACgagcagcagcaaaggCAACTGCTTCCGCGGGTGTAGATCCTGAAAGAAGTAGGGAACATTTGAGATCAATGTTGTATCAAGCAAGATTAACAATAGCAGATACTCTTCAAAAAGCACGGTCCGCTAACAAGACAGCTGAAACACCTGAAGAAGCTaaggaaaataatgataaacTGGCTGAAAAGCCCAatataccaataccaatcATGAGAGCGACGCTGAAAGTTAAAAAGGAAGAGCCTGTGACaaatcttttcaattccAACAGTGATTTGTCCGAAAAATCAACCAAGGAATTAAAATCTGATGATGTTCAGATAATCAGTGAGTCTGATGACACTTCTACAACTAAGGCAAGAAAAATAGACGAAAAagattctttgaagatTGGGTCCAAGCGAACATTAAATGATGCTGCGGATGACTCTGATATCAGACAAAATGTCACAGAAGTCATCAATAAACTTTCAACTTTAATACCTTCATTAAGCAAAGCAAATTCATTACCTCTTATGGCGCCTCCTAAGAAAAAACCGAAATCAATGTTAAACATGGATGAGGTTAAGATTCCATTAAACAAACCTaagagttcttcaacaccCAATTCAACTAGTATTACAAACTCTGGTGCTCCTCGGCCTATACCAATAGtgaaaatggaagaaaacacaaacaatgACTCCAGCTTGTTAAGCGAAGATTCTGAGGGAATGATACCATCAACGATAAATAGTGACCAACCAAAAAACGAAGATACTAAGGTACGGTTTAAATCACCAGCAATGCAAGTACCTAAGAAGACTGCAGACCTTTTCAATAAGTACAGCTTTTCACTACCTACTACAAATGCAGTTGGTAAAACTGTGAAATCTATACAGGTGATGAAACGGGTTAAAGACTATCTTCCAGCAGAAGACATCACAAGGTTAAAGAAAGTCAAGGAGACTTatagaaaaagaaagtggAGACTTGCAAATTCAGATAAGAATAAAGATTTGGAACTAAGAACTAGAATAAAAATGGCTGCTCGAAAGCAGTTTGGAGACTCAGACAGTGAGGAAAAGCAGAAGTGGATTgcaaaagaatatgaaaTTCGTAAGGTAAAACTAGAGTTAGACCCAACTACAAAATCCAATTCAGCAGTGATGGTgactgatgaagaaatattaaATATCATTGCGGTGTCTCTCGACAAACTAGATGTAGCCAGAACCATTGAACACGATATTCAAGAGGAGGTAAAAAATAACGGTGTGctacaaaggaaaaagcCGTCAAAGAAACCTAATACTAAAATCCAAACCTCCATCAACGATTCTGTCAAGCTTCCAATTATTCCCATGGCTCAAAAGAATACTACTGCTTCATCTACACATATTGACAAGTCTATAACGTCTGCTTCTCTTGTAGCCGCGGAACACCTAGCCGAACATGTCTCAGAACAGGTACCTGAGAATAGAATTGATCCCAGTTTGGCCGCTAAACGTCCGAGAGAAGACGAGGAATCCGAGACGAGTctaaacaaagaaacctTACCATCACCAAAGAAAGCATGCATGAACATTTAG
- the ERG11 gene encoding sterol 14-demethylase, translating to MSTSESFVGKLFEVLQGLLLQFWALTITQRVSIVILLPFVYNIVWQLLYSMRKDRVPLVFYWIPWVGSAVTYGMRPYEFFEECRQKYGDVFSFVLLGRVMTVYLGPKGHEFVLNARLADVSAEAAYTHLTTPVFGEGVIYDCSNSRLMDQKKFVKGALTKDAFRKYVPLVTEEVQKYFKNSANFKIGEKDHGKINVMVTQPEMTIFTASRTLLGKEMREKLDTGFAYLYSDLDKGFTPLNFVFSHLPLDNYRKRDHAQRTISATYMSLIKERRANNDIQDRDLIDTLMKSSTYKDGTKMTDKEIANLLIGVLMGGQHTSAATSAWAILHLAERPDVQQELYEEQMRVLDNGKKELTYDLLQEMPFLNQTIKETLRLHHPLHSLFRKVMNDMPVPNTSYVVPKGHYVLVSPGYCHLQDRYFPNAKEFNPHRWDNDAASSYASGEQVDYGFGAISKGVSSPYLPFGGGRHRCVGEHFAYMQLGTLLSNFVRTLTWKYANDKDTVPVPDFQSMVTLPLAPGEIEWTLRK from the coding sequence ATGTCTACGTCTGAATCGTTTGTTGGTAAGCTTTTTGAAGTGCTACAGGGATTGCTGTTGCAATTCTGGGCGCTAACAATCACCCAAAGGGTGTCCATTGTGATATTGCTGCCATTTGTGTATAACATCGTTTGGCAATTGCTTTATTCTATGAGAAAAGACCGTGTTCCATTGGTGTTTTACTGGATTCCATGGGTTGGTTCTGCTGTTACATACGGTATGAGACCATACGAATTCTTTGAAGAGTGCAGACAAAAGTACGGTGACGTGTTTTCGTTTGTGCTATTGGGTAGAGTGATGACTGTGTACTTGGGGCCAAAGGGTCACGAGTTTGTGTTGAACGCTAGACTAGCAGATGTTTCTGCTGAAGCAGCATACACCCATTTGACCACACCAGTGTTTGGTGAAGGTGTCATCTATGACTGTTCTAACAGTCGTCTAATGGACCAAAAGAAGTTCGTTAAGGGTGCTTTGACTAAGGATGCTTTCAGAAAGTACGTCCCATTGGTTActgaagaagttcaaaagTACTTCAAGAACTCCGCAAACTTTAAGATTGGCGAGAAGGACCACGGTAAAATCAACGTCATGGTCACTCAACCAGAAATGACTATCTTCACtgcttcaagaactttgCTAGGTAAGGAAATGAGAGAGAAATTGGACACTGGTTTCGCTTACTTGTACTCAGATCTAGATAAAGGTTTCACTCCATTGAACTTCGTGTTTTCCCACTTGCCATTGGACAACTATCGTAAGAGAGACCATGCCCAAAGAACCATTTCTGCTACTTACATGTCCTTGATCAAGGAAAGACGTGCTAACAACGATATTCAAGATAGAGATTTGATTGACACTTTGATGAAATCCTCAACCTACAAAGATGGTACTAAGATGACTGATAAAGAAATTGCTAACCTATTGATCGGAGTCCTAATGGGTGGTCAACATACTTCTGCTGCTACCTCCGCTTGGGCTATTTTGCACTTGGCTGAAAGACCAgatgttcaacaagaattATACGAAGAACAAATGAGAGTCTTGGATAATGGTAAGAAAGAACTAACCTATGACTTATTGCAAGAAATGCCTTTCTTGAACCAAACTATCAAGGAAACCCTAAGATTACATCACCCATTGCACTCTTTGTTCCGTAAAGTTATGAACGATATGCCTGTTCCAAACACATCTTATGTTGTTCCAAAGGGCCACTACGTCTTGGTCTCTCCAGGTTACTGTCATTTGCAAGACCGTTACTTCCCTAACGCTAAAGAATTCAACCCACACCGTTGGGACAACGATGCCGCCTCTTCTTATGCTTCTGGTGAACAAGTTGATTACGGTTTCGGTGCTATATCGAAGGGTGTCTCATCTCCATATTTGCCATTCGGTGGTGGTAGACATAGATGTGTTGGTGAACACTTTGCTTACATGCAATTAGGAACTCTTCTATCGAACTTCGTTAGAACTCTAACATGGAAGTACGCAAATGATAAAGATACAGTTCCAGTTCCAGACTTCCAATCCATGGTCACACTACCTTTAGCTCCAGGTGAAATTGAGTGGACTTTGAGGAAGTAA
- the RMT2 gene encoding protein-arginine N5-methyltransferase, whose protein sequence is MSDLHHLLTFPKRPLERSFYVPEVTRLLSAGIPATYTLEQAAAYEKGEDVTEEDSNTTPLHILCRSLPVFESDSKLVEEEEKVVLELMDTLFEYGAGWNFLDYEGKHIGDLVLERGYPQSHRIYQRIVDAGVSAELLLRKIDGGEIEFIDGPDGSDGESAEPKEQELAASGADKTTSSESAPAPADNVDDDATAADQATYLKTELEYTDDALVTKENRDGVMMDWETDIMAMAAKSLVSTASQEEEEECIVLNIGFGMGIIDNFIQNEKAVTKHYICEAHPDVLKRMKQDGWFEKPNVVVLAGRWQDRLNELLDQGNVFFDGIYYDTFSEHYQDMLDLYDVVVGLLKPQGTFSFFNGLGADRPVCYDVYHKIVQLDVANYGMECKYTNVDLKTLPNWTNVKRSYFNCNYYYHPEIRFV, encoded by the coding sequence ATGTCTGATCTACACCATTTGCTCACATTTCCTAAAAGACCGTTGGAACGGTCGTTTTACGTCCCTGAGGTGACAAGACTTCTCAGTGCAGGTATTCCAGCTACGTACACTTTGGAACAAGCAGCAGCTTACGAGAAGGGCGAGGATGTGACCGAGGAGGACTCTAACACTACACCATTGCATATTTTGTGTCGCTCGTTGCCGGTTTTTGAGAGTGACTCGAAGCttgtagaagaagaggaaaaggtGGTGCTGGAACTTATGGACACGTTGTTTGAGTATGGGGCAGGCTGGAACTTCTTAGACTACGAGGGCAAGCACATTGGCGATTTGGTATTGGAGCGTGGATACCCGCAGTCGCACAGGATATACCAGAGGATAGTCGATGCCGGTGTGTCTGCAGAGTTGTTGTTGCGTAAGATCGACGGCGGTGAGATTGAGTTCATCGATGGGCCAGATGGGTCCGATGGGGAATCGGCTGAgccaaaagaacaagaactaGCTGCTTCGGGTGCTGATAAAACTACAAGTTCGGAATCtgcaccagcaccagctgATAACGTCGACGACGATGCTACTGCTGCCGACCAAGCTACGTACTTGAAAACAGAACTAGAGTACACAGACGACGCCTTGGTCACCAAGGAAAACCGTGACGGTGTCATGATGGACTGGGAAACAGATATCATGGCCATGGCCGCCAAGTCGCTCGTCTCAACCGCCtcccaagaagaagaagaagaatgcaTTGTCCTCAATATCGGCTTCGGTATGGGAATCATAGACAATTTCATCCAAAACGAGAAAGCCGTTACCAAACACTACATCTGCGAAGCACACCCAGACGTGCTCAAACGCATGAAACAGGACGGGTGGTTCGAAAAACCAAACGTCGTTGTCCTAGCCGGAAGATGGCAAGACCGCCTGAACGAACTCTTGGACCAAGGAAACGTCTTCTTCGACGGAATATACTATGACACGTTCAGCGAACACTACCAAGACATGCTCGACTTGTACGACGTCGTTGTCGGCCTACTAAAACCACAGGGTactttttcattcttcaacGGCTTGGGTGCCGATAGACCCGTGTGCTACGACGTCTACCACAAGATTGTCCAATTGGACGTGGCTAACTACGGGATGGAATGCAAATACACAAACGTAGACTTGAAGACTTTGCCCAACTGGACAAACGTTAAGAGATCCTACTTCAATTGtaactactactaccatCCAGAGATCAGATTTGTATAG
- the SOD2 gene encoding superoxide dismutase SOD2 — MFAAKSIARRGLQLQPATLLAKRTKVTLPDLDWDFGALEPHISGQINELHYTKHHQTYVNGFNAATEQFEELKTKLDSDPTVAKQLIALQQNIKFHGGGYTNHCLFWKNLAPTSQGGGEPPTGALAKQIETQFGSLDNLIALTNSKLAGIQGSGWAFLVKNMENGGQLEVVQTYNQDTVTGPLKPLLAIDAWEHAYYLQYQNKKVDYFKAIWNVINWKEAAKRFDAAA, encoded by the coding sequence ATGTTCGCCGCCAAGAGTATCGCACGCAGAGGATTGCAATTGCAGCCAGCAACTTTGTTGGCCAAGAGAACCAAGGTCACGTTGCCAGACTTGGACTGGGACTTCGGTGCCTTGGAACCACACATTTCCGGCCAAATCAACGAGCTACATTACACCAAGCACCACCAAACGTACGTTAACGGTTTCAACGCCGCCACAGAACAATTCGAGGAGTTGAAGACAAAGTTGGACTCGGACCCTACTGTCGCAAAGCAATTGATTGCTTTGCAACAGAACATCAAGTTCCACGGTGGTGGGTACACCAACCACTGCTTGTTCTGGAAGAACTTGGCTCCAACTTCCCAAGGCGGTGGTGAACCTCCAACCGGTGCGCTAGCCAAGCAAATTGAAACCCAATTCGGCTCTCTGGACAACTTGATCGCTTTGACCAACTCCAAGTTGGCCGGAATTCAGGGTTCAGGCTGGGCATTCCTTGTCAAGAACATGGAAAACGGTGGTCAATTGGAAGTCGTGCAAACCTACAACCAAGACACCGTCACCGGCCCATTGAAGCCATTGCTCGCCATCGACGCCTGGGAACACGCCTACTACTTACAATAccaaaacaagaaggttGACTACTTCAAGGCTATCTGGAACGTCATCAACTGGAAGGAAGCTGCCAAGAGATTCGATGCAGCAGCATAA
- the PKH3 gene encoding protein kinase PKH3 has translation MSMSRKRTPQDFLFKEQLGHGSYSTVYKAVDRSTGQVFAIKVCSKKHIISEKKVKYVTIEKNTMNLLANGNHPGIIKLYYTFHDPENLYFVLDLAPGGELLQLLQTQGRFSEAWSRHFMCQLVDSLEYIHSCKVVHRDLKPENLLLSSEGRLMITDFGVASNLDSSNDNLSSSSSFVGTAEYVSPELLLQNKSNYCSDVWALGCMLYQFSQGTPPFKGENELATFEKIVNLDYRWICSVSPLVMDLVSNILVIDPAVRYTIPQIKKHAWFNEVDWNNKEAIWKGIWQVYRKSDRVPANAAPLPASSPSSLIANKQLHVIDTPIKNIPIQPRKRKPMKVTQTTSSIVEWRKTLGIAPVAGSIGSNGLPKRPKTPVSHQQPRPPHSNPQFHVARPPSQEKLTSARNTVGANLHLVSPKAPPITPVSPSRNSSNTLPSPVKYSNSKRPLTPPTSPTPLKQGWVKILEIPYIASPQKIFSHKEYSFIDDKLITKFIAEEKSHIVKESMLCLLTLEPSGQFSYTPKGGATKQMISIIDEELSIYDLEFNEAKNSGYLIFEKFKSILWLIALPKSAPNDFTVNSGKTWISSLFKIKAMLESEKLSKKVDNLSLKSDSTPSSASSPSPPQSQPPPPPTPTSSSSSSSRHPKASNNRMFVSSSRAEVLYTLNRGRNGSTDAANGASAAFKNMHSERA, from the coding sequence ATGTCGATGTCCAGGAAACGTACTCCTCAGGACTTCCTGTTTAAGGAACAGTTGGGCCATGGCTCTTATTCAACAGTGTACAAGGCAGTGGACCGGTCCACTGGCCAGGTGTTCGCTATCAAGGTGTGCTCGAAAAAACACATCATCAGcgaaaagaaggtgaaATATGTGACGATTGAGAAGAATACAATGAATCTTTTAGCGAACGGGAATCATCCGGGGATCATCAAACTCTACTACACATTCCATGATCCGGAAAACTTGTATTTCGTGTTGGATCTAGCGCCCGGGGGAGAGCTTTTGCAGCTCTTGCAGACGCAGGGACGGTTCAGCGAGGCGTGGTCTCGACATTTCATGTGTCAGCTGGTGGATTCGCTCGAGTACATTCACAGTTGCAAAGTCGTGCATCGGGATTTGAAACCGGAAAACTTGTTGTTGAGCAGCGAGGGACGGCTAATGATCACTGATTTCGGGGTTGCGTCGAACCTGGACTCGTCGAACGATAATCTGTCGTCGAGCTCGTCGTTTGTGGGGACCGCAGAGTATGTTTCGCCGGAGCTTTTGTTGCAGAACAAGTCCAATTATTGCTCAGATGTGTGGGCCCTCGGGTGCATGCTGTACCAGTTTTCGCAGGGCACGCCGCCATTCAAGGGTGAGAACGAGCTAGCAACGTTCGAGAAGATCGTCAACCTGGACTACCGCTGGATCTGCTCGGTATCTCCGCTTGTGATGGACTTGGTCTCGAACATTCTCGTGATAGATCCCGCAGTCCGATACACTATACCGCAGATCAAGAAGCACGCCTGGTTCAACGAAGTAGACTGGAACAATAAGGAAGCAATATGGAAGGGCATATGGCAGGTGTACAGGAAGTCTGACCGTGTACCAGCTAATGCCGCTCCATTACCGGCATCATCGCCATCATCGCTGATCGCCAATAAACAGCTGCATGTTATTGATACTCCAATAAAAAACATACCGATCCAaccaaggaaaaggaaaccaaTGAAAGTAACACAAACAACATCTAGCATCGTGGAATGGAGGAAAACCCTCGGGATCGCCCCAGTGGCAGGCTCGATAGGATCGAACGGATTACCTAAAAGACCGAAAACACCAGTATCCCACCAGCAACCTCGTCCTCCACATTCCAACCCCCAGTTTCACGTCGCGCGTCCACCATCACAAGAAAAACTTACTAGTGCGAGAAATACGGTCGGAGCCAACTTGCACTTAGTTTCCCCCAAAGCACCACCTATTACCCCTGTATCGCCGTCCCGcaattcatcaaatacTTTACCATCCCCGGTAAAATACTCAAACTCTAAAAGACCTTTGACTCCTCCAACCTCACCCACACCGCTAAAACAAGGCTGGGTTAAGATCTTGGAGATTCCATATATTGCATCCCctcaaaaaatattctctCATAAGGAGTACTCATTCATCGATGACAAGCTAATTACAAAGTTTATCGCAGAGGAAAAATCGCATATCGTTAAAGAGTCAATGTTGTGCCTACTAACGCTGGAACCCAGCGGTCAATTCTCATACACCCCAAAGGGAGGAGCTACAAAACAAATGATATCTATTATTGACGAGGAGCTATCAATTTACGACTTAGAATTTAACGAAGCCAAAAATTCCGGATACttaatatttgaaaagttcaaatcCATATTGTGGCTCATTGCATTACCCAAAAGCGCACCAAATGACTTTACTGTAAACTCAGGCAAAACCTGGATTAGTAGCTTGTTTAAGATCAAGGCAATGCTTGAATCAGAAAAGCTAAGCAAAAAAGTGGATAACCTATCTTTAAAATCGGATTCTACCCCATCATCTGCTAGCTCTCCTTCGCCCCCACAGTCACAACCACCGCCGCCACCAACACCcacatcatcatcatcatcgtcatctCGCCATCCAAAGGCCTCGAATAATCGCATGTTTGTGTCTAGTAGCAGAGCAGAGGTGTTGTACACTTTGAACAGGGGTAGGAATGGTAGCACGGATGCGGCCAATGGAGCAAGCGCTGCATTCAAAAACATGCATAGTGAAAGAGCATAA